In Euphorbia lathyris chromosome 9, ddEupLath1.1, whole genome shotgun sequence, the following are encoded in one genomic region:
- the LOC136207007 gene encoding uncharacterized protein, with amino-acid sequence MGNSRQNSKKSSFSSAFNFFKRRPRRVDQDNYDDISSIRRAFSSDEDGRGPWRVADPRVDTKTSDFIANFYATRVTEPDHIYQPAANA; translated from the coding sequence ATGGGCAACAGCAGGCAAAATAGCAAGAAATCTTCATTTTCTAGTGCCTTTAACTTCTTCAAAAGAAGGCCACGGCGAGTGGATCAAGACAATTACGACGACATTTCAAGCATCCGAAGAGCTTTCTCTAGTGACGAAGATGGCCGTGGCCCTTGGCGTGTCGCAGATCCCCGTGTGGATACTAAAACTTCCGATTTCATTGCAAATTTCTACGCTACTCGCGTCACTGAACCTGACCACATTTATCAACCTGCCGCCAATGCTTGA